The proteins below come from a single Rhizobium tropici CIAT 899 genomic window:
- the glf gene encoding UDP-galactopyranose mutase produces the protein MINFADVDLLVVGAGFYGATIAERVANELQKNVLLIDRRNHIGGNAYSEFDSETGIEVHRYGAHLFHTPNELVWNYLNQFTAFTDYKHRVYSTHRDQVYSMPINLGTISQFFNRRLSPDQARALIADQAAEMAGRHPANMEEKAISLIGRPLYEAFIRGYTAKQWQTDPRDLPEHIITRLPVRYTFDNRYFNDKYEGLPVDGYTAIFERMLKHSRIQIALGVDFFSLKSTLPAGLPIIYTGPIDRYFDYSEGELGWRTIDFEKETLNTGDFQGMAVMNYADETIPYTRILEFRHFNPERSYQTEKTVVVREYSRSAKRVDEPYYPIDTRRDKEIFLRYRERAEAEANVHFGGRLGTYRYLDMHQAIGAALKAFDSRIVPHFTEGRAIGGER, from the coding sequence ATGATCAATTTCGCCGATGTTGACTTGCTTGTGGTGGGCGCCGGTTTTTATGGCGCGACGATCGCGGAGCGAGTGGCCAACGAGCTGCAGAAGAACGTGCTTCTGATCGACCGTCGCAACCATATCGGCGGCAATGCCTATAGCGAGTTCGACAGCGAGACCGGTATCGAGGTTCACCGCTACGGCGCGCACCTCTTTCATACGCCGAACGAACTGGTCTGGAACTATTTGAACCAGTTCACCGCATTCACGGACTACAAGCATCGTGTCTATTCGACCCATCGCGATCAGGTCTATTCGATGCCGATCAACCTCGGCACCATCTCGCAATTCTTCAATCGACGCCTTTCGCCCGACCAGGCGAGGGCACTGATTGCGGACCAGGCGGCGGAAATGGCTGGCCGCCATCCGGCCAATATGGAAGAGAAGGCGATTTCGCTGATCGGCCGGCCCTTGTACGAGGCGTTCATTCGTGGCTATACGGCCAAGCAGTGGCAGACGGATCCGCGTGACCTGCCCGAACACATCATTACGCGCCTGCCGGTCCGCTACACCTTCGACAATCGCTATTTCAACGACAAGTATGAGGGCCTGCCGGTCGATGGGTATACGGCGATTTTCGAGAGGATGCTGAAGCACTCGAGAATCCAGATTGCCCTGGGCGTCGATTTCTTCTCGCTGAAATCGACGCTGCCGGCCGGGCTTCCCATCATCTATACCGGCCCGATCGACCGCTATTTCGATTATTCCGAAGGCGAGTTGGGCTGGCGCACCATCGACTTCGAGAAGGAGACGCTGAATACCGGCGACTTCCAGGGGATGGCGGTCATGAATTATGCCGATGAAACAATCCCCTACACGCGTATCCTCGAGTTTCGGCATTTCAATCCCGAGCGAAGCTACCAGACCGAAAAGACGGTCGTTGTGCGGGAATATTCACGATCGGCGAAGCGCGTCGACGAACCCTATTATCCAATCGACACGCGGCGGGACAAGGAAATCTTCCTGCGCTATCGCGAGCGGGCCGAGGCGGAGGCGAATGTCCATTTCGGCGGGCGGCTCGGCACTTACCGATATCTCGACATGCACCAAGCCATCGGCGCTGCCTTGAAGGCCTTCGACAGCCGGATTGTTCCGCATTTCACCGAGGGCCGCGCTATCGGCGGTGAAAGATAG
- a CDS encoding ABC transporter substrate-binding protein, with protein sequence MKKLLASAIFAFGAYALAGSAHAADCGSVSIAEMNWASAGVAAQVDKIILQNGYGCNVTLVTGDTQPTFASMNEKGQPDVAPELWVNAVRTALDKAVSEGRLIVAAPLLSDGGVEGWWIPKFLADAHPDIKTVQDALKHPELFPAPEDPSKGAVYDCPAGWNCQISTTNLYKALGAEKLGFTLVDTGSAAGLDGSIANAFEKKTGWLGYYWAPTAILGKYEMVRLSFNVPHDKKDWDACTSQQDCANPKVNSYPVSDVYTVVTKDFAAKAGIAMDYMKTRKWDNGTVGKVLAWMTDNQGTNEDGAKYFLKTYPDMWTKWVAPDVATKIKASL encoded by the coding sequence ATGAAGAAGCTTCTCGCTTCAGCCATCTTCGCATTCGGCGCCTATGCTTTGGCTGGCTCGGCGCACGCCGCGGATTGCGGCAGCGTATCCATTGCTGAAATGAACTGGGCATCCGCCGGCGTTGCCGCGCAGGTCGACAAGATCATCCTGCAGAACGGTTACGGCTGCAATGTCACCCTGGTAACCGGCGATACACAGCCGACCTTTGCCTCCATGAACGAAAAAGGTCAGCCTGACGTCGCACCAGAGCTTTGGGTCAACGCCGTGCGCACCGCGCTCGACAAGGCCGTATCCGAGGGCCGCCTGATCGTGGCCGCACCGCTTCTGAGCGACGGCGGCGTCGAAGGCTGGTGGATTCCGAAGTTCCTCGCCGACGCCCATCCGGACATCAAGACCGTTCAGGACGCCCTCAAGCATCCCGAACTTTTCCCTGCCCCCGAAGATCCGTCCAAGGGTGCCGTCTATGACTGCCCGGCAGGCTGGAACTGCCAGATCTCCACGACCAACCTCTACAAGGCTCTTGGCGCTGAGAAACTCGGCTTCACCCTTGTCGATACCGGCTCCGCCGCAGGTCTCGACGGTTCGATCGCCAATGCCTTCGAAAAGAAGACCGGCTGGCTCGGCTACTATTGGGCTCCGACAGCCATCCTCGGCAAGTACGAGATGGTTCGCCTGAGCTTCAACGTACCGCATGACAAGAAGGATTGGGATGCCTGCACGTCGCAGCAGGATTGCGCCAATCCGAAGGTAAACTCCTATCCGGTCTCGGACGTCTATACCGTCGTGACCAAGGACTTTGCCGCAAAGGCCGGCATCGCCATGGACTACATGAAGACCCGCAAGTGGGATAACGGCACCGTCGGCAAGGTTCTCGCCTGGATGACCGATAATCAGGGCACCAACGAGGACGGCGCCAAGTACTTCCTCAAGACCTACCCCGATATGTGGACCAAGTGGGTCGCTCCGGACGTCGCCACCAAGATCAAGGCTTCGCTCTGA
- the cobU gene encoding bifunctional adenosylcobinamide kinase/adenosylcobinamide-phosphate guanylyltransferase, giving the protein MSSSISRAVFVLGGARSGKSRFAESLVSDTGLERHYVATGQAWDDEMRERIAKHRADRGDLWQTHEEPIDLVGQLAAVDAEGRAVLVDCLTLWVTNLMMAERDMAAEFAALTAFLPTARSRLVLVSNEVGLGIVPENRMAREFRDHAGRLHQMVAAASAEVYFIAAGLPLKMKG; this is encoded by the coding sequence ATGTCGTCTTCGATTTCCCGAGCAGTCTTCGTCCTTGGCGGCGCGCGTTCCGGCAAATCCAGGTTTGCCGAATCCCTGGTTTCGGACACGGGTCTTGAACGTCACTATGTGGCGACAGGGCAGGCATGGGACGACGAGATGCGCGAGCGCATCGCGAAGCATCGTGCCGACCGCGGCGATCTATGGCAAACGCATGAGGAGCCGATCGATCTTGTCGGGCAGCTTGCCGCCGTCGACGCCGAGGGGCGGGCGGTGCTTGTCGACTGCCTGACGCTATGGGTCACCAATCTGATGATGGCCGAGCGTGACATGGCGGCGGAATTTGCCGCTCTCACTGCATTTCTGCCGACTGCACGATCGAGGCTCGTTCTCGTCTCCAACGAGGTGGGCCTTGGAATCGTGCCGGAAAATCGCATGGCGCGCGAATTTCGCGATCATGCCGGCCGTCTGCACCAGATGGTCGCGGCGGCGAGTGCCGAAGTTTATTTTATCGCAGCGGGCCTGCCGCTGAAAATGAAGGGTTGA
- a CDS encoding quaternary amine ABC transporter ATP-binding protein, whose amino-acid sequence MASHAIQIKSLYKIFGPRGRDYVDQVKSGLGKAELNETHGHVLGLQDINIDMPAGAITVVMGLSGSGKSTLIRHINRLIEPTVGEVLYDGVDVCKMNENDLREFRRHKTAMVFQKFALLPHRTVIENTIYGLDIQGVPRSESEKKGQYWIERVGLKGFERHYPNQLSGGMQQRVGLARALTNDADILLMDEAYSALDPLIRVDMQTVLLDLQKELKKTVVFITHDLDEALRLGDKIAILRDGKVVQQGTGQEIVLQPADDYITAFVKEVNRGRVIQAQTIMKPLAGEPGGARVPGDMTLEVAAKQITEAGQTGAVVTDTNGKPIGTIDLQGIIAAMVTPTTHDTAEMAAA is encoded by the coding sequence ATGGCTAGTCACGCGATCCAGATAAAGAGCCTCTACAAGATCTTCGGCCCGCGCGGACGCGATTATGTGGATCAGGTGAAGAGCGGCTTGGGCAAAGCCGAGCTCAATGAAACGCATGGTCATGTGCTCGGTCTGCAGGATATCAATATCGACATGCCGGCCGGGGCGATCACCGTCGTCATGGGCCTCTCCGGCTCCGGCAAATCGACGCTGATCCGCCATATTAACCGCCTGATCGAGCCGACTGTCGGCGAAGTGCTCTATGACGGCGTTGACGTCTGCAAGATGAACGAAAACGACCTGCGCGAATTCCGCCGCCACAAGACGGCAATGGTGTTCCAGAAATTCGCGCTTCTGCCGCACCGCACCGTGATCGAGAACACGATCTACGGCTTGGACATTCAGGGCGTACCGCGCTCCGAAAGCGAAAAGAAGGGCCAGTACTGGATCGAGCGCGTCGGGCTGAAGGGCTTTGAGAGGCACTATCCGAACCAGCTTTCCGGCGGCATGCAGCAGCGCGTCGGCCTTGCCCGGGCGCTGACGAACGATGCCGACATCCTGCTGATGGACGAGGCCTATTCGGCGCTCGATCCGCTGATCCGCGTGGATATGCAGACGGTGCTGCTCGATCTGCAGAAGGAATTGAAGAAGACTGTCGTCTTCATCACCCACGATCTCGACGAGGCCCTGCGCCTTGGCGACAAGATCGCGATCCTGCGCGACGGCAAGGTTGTTCAGCAAGGAACCGGTCAGGAGATCGTGCTGCAACCGGCCGACGACTATATCACGGCCTTCGTGAAAGAAGTGAACCGCGGCCGCGTCATCCAGGCCCAGACAATCATGAAGCCGCTTGCCGGCGAGCCGGGCGGCGCGCGCGTGCCTGGCGACATGACGCTGGAAGTCGCCGCCAAGCAGATCACCGAGGCGGGCCAGACAGGAGCCGTCGTCACGGATACGAACGGCAAGCCTATCGGCACGATCGATCTGCAAGGCATCATCGCCGCCATGGTCACGCCCACGACACACGACACGGCAGAAATGGCAGCAGCCTGA
- a CDS encoding chloride channel protein, which translates to MLQKFQPRRLGVFSALFDLGRFRALLRRGELGLVFAGALVGIVSGCAVTAMSYISRKFHSVIYGITDYERLSSAAMAIQDKSVLFIAPIAGGIILGILLYILSRTRKKPMVDPIEANALHGGRMSLTDSVIVAVQNLISNGFGASVGLEAGYTQLAAGIASKFGYKMQMRRADLRMLVGCGAAGAIAAAFNAPLTGAFYAFELIIGSYSIVTLTPVVVSALISTMIARLLAGDDFAIDIDHFGAIVPADYLPAILLGAFCAGIGILIMQGVAWVEELARKSSIAPPFRPALGGLVVGTLALISPQVLSAGHGALHLNLSTEVTLSALIGVFILKSLASAVSIGSGFRGGLFFASLFMGALLGKIFAYCAPYFDHATLTPAVYAVVGMSSLAVAIIGGPLTMTFLALEITGDFPITALVLAAVITSSLVVRTTFGYSFATWRFHLRGESIRSAHDVGWIRNLTVARMMRPDVHTASIDMSIEEFRKNFPIGSAQRVILIDKNEKYSGMVLVPDVYASPIEKDDEEHGLSDFIRLRNEFLQPQMNAKQAAAMFEQTKSEALVVVNDLIERKVIGLLTESYTLRRYSEELDRRRREVSGEL; encoded by the coding sequence ATGTTGCAGAAATTCCAACCGCGACGCCTCGGCGTCTTCTCGGCTCTGTTCGATCTCGGTCGCTTCAGGGCATTGCTGCGCCGTGGCGAATTGGGACTTGTCTTCGCCGGAGCGCTGGTGGGAATAGTATCCGGCTGCGCCGTAACGGCGATGAGCTATATCTCGCGCAAGTTTCACAGCGTCATCTACGGCATAACCGACTACGAACGCTTGAGTTCGGCAGCGATGGCAATTCAGGACAAATCCGTATTGTTCATCGCACCGATCGCAGGCGGCATCATTCTCGGCATACTGCTGTATATATTGTCCCGCACGCGCAAAAAGCCGATGGTCGACCCGATCGAAGCCAATGCGCTGCATGGCGGCCGCATGTCGCTAACCGACAGCGTCATCGTCGCGGTGCAGAACCTGATCTCGAATGGATTCGGCGCCTCTGTCGGGCTTGAAGCAGGCTACACGCAGCTCGCTGCGGGCATTGCCTCCAAGTTCGGCTACAAGATGCAAATGCGTCGCGCGGACCTGCGCATGCTCGTCGGCTGCGGCGCGGCCGGCGCCATCGCCGCAGCATTCAACGCGCCGCTCACCGGCGCCTTCTACGCCTTCGAGCTGATCATCGGCAGCTATTCGATCGTCACCCTGACACCCGTCGTGGTCTCGGCGCTGATATCGACCATGATCGCAAGACTGCTCGCCGGCGACGATTTCGCCATCGATATCGATCATTTCGGGGCGATCGTTCCAGCCGATTATCTTCCTGCCATCCTGCTCGGTGCCTTCTGTGCCGGTATCGGCATCCTGATCATGCAGGGCGTCGCATGGGTCGAGGAACTGGCGCGCAAAAGCTCGATCGCGCCGCCTTTCCGCCCTGCGCTTGGCGGCTTGGTAGTCGGAACATTGGCGCTGATCTCGCCACAGGTCCTGTCTGCCGGCCATGGCGCCCTGCATCTTAACCTATCGACCGAAGTGACGCTGAGCGCACTTATCGGCGTCTTCATCCTGAAATCCCTGGCGTCAGCAGTTTCGATCGGCTCCGGCTTCAGAGGCGGCCTCTTCTTTGCCTCCCTGTTCATGGGCGCGCTGCTCGGCAAGATCTTCGCTTATTGCGCACCCTATTTCGATCACGCCACGCTGACGCCGGCCGTCTACGCCGTCGTCGGCATGAGCTCGCTTGCCGTCGCGATTATCGGCGGGCCGCTGACGATGACCTTCCTGGCGCTCGAAATCACCGGGGATTTCCCGATCACTGCCCTGGTTCTGGCGGCGGTCATCACCTCCTCGCTGGTGGTGCGCACGACCTTCGGCTACTCCTTCGCCACATGGCGCTTCCACCTGCGCGGCGAGAGCATCCGCAGCGCTCACGATGTCGGCTGGATCCGCAACCTGACGGTTGCGCGCATGATGCGCCCGGATGTGCATACGGCCAGCATCGACATGAGCATCGAGGAATTCCGCAAGAATTTCCCCATCGGCTCCGCGCAGCGCGTCATTCTGATCGACAAGAACGAGAAATATTCCGGAATGGTGCTCGTGCCCGACGTTTATGCGAGCCCGATCGAAAAGGACGACGAGGAACACGGCCTTTCCGACTTCATCCGGCTGCGCAACGAGTTCCTGCAGCCGCAAATGAATGCCAAGCAGGCAGCCGCCATGTTCGAGCAGACGAAGAGCGAAGCGCTCGTCGTGGTCAACGACCTGATCGAACGCAAGGTCATCGGCCTGCTGACGGAGAGCTATACGCTGCGTCGCTACAGCGAAGAACTCGACCGCCGCCGCCGGGAAGTCTCCGGCGAGCTTTAG
- a CDS encoding ABC transporter permease produces MAIQCTILPNVLCNFPAIDESLIRLARKNIDDGFRASVRAYGTLIDAIVQPLQWFLNYLEWAFTNTPWFIVLIVMMIVVYAASRNLKIVAGTAISMILIGVCGLWTDTMITLAMVTVCTLIAIVIGLPIGILMARSDRLQSIVNPILDVMQTMPSFVYLIPVVVIFGIGKVPGLIAVVIYAVPPMIRLTNLGIRLVDKEVLEAADAFGSSHRQKLFNVQIPLALPTIMAGINQTIMMSLAMVVVASMVGVGGLGRNTLQAINNQFFTVGFLNGFALVAIAIIFDRTSQAYGRRLQKHSEVIHG; encoded by the coding sequence ATGGCTATTCAGTGTACGATCCTGCCGAATGTGCTCTGCAACTTTCCGGCAATAGATGAATCGCTCATACGCCTCGCGCGCAAGAATATCGACGACGGCTTCAGGGCGTCCGTACGCGCCTACGGCACTCTCATCGATGCCATCGTGCAGCCGCTGCAATGGTTTCTGAACTATCTTGAATGGGCTTTCACCAATACGCCCTGGTTCATCGTGCTCATCGTGATGATGATCGTCGTCTATGCAGCAAGCCGCAACCTGAAAATTGTTGCCGGCACCGCGATCTCCATGATCCTCATCGGCGTCTGCGGCCTCTGGACCGACACGATGATCACACTCGCGATGGTAACGGTCTGTACGCTGATCGCCATCGTCATCGGCCTGCCGATCGGCATATTGATGGCGCGCTCAGACCGGCTGCAGTCGATCGTCAATCCGATCCTCGATGTCATGCAGACCATGCCGAGCTTCGTTTATCTGATCCCGGTCGTCGTCATCTTCGGCATCGGCAAGGTGCCGGGTCTTATCGCCGTCGTCATCTATGCCGTCCCACCGATGATCCGCCTGACCAATCTCGGCATCCGCCTCGTGGACAAGGAAGTGCTGGAAGCCGCCGACGCTTTCGGGTCGTCGCATCGCCAGAAGCTGTTCAACGTGCAGATCCCGCTTGCACTGCCCACCATCATGGCCGGCATCAACCAGACCATCATGATGTCGCTCGCCATGGTCGTCGTCGCCTCCATGGTCGGCGTCGGCGGGCTCGGCAGAAATACGCTGCAGGCGATCAACAACCAGTTTTTCACCGTCGGTTTCCTCAACGGCTTCGCGCTGGTCGCCATCGCCATCATTTTCGACCGTACGAGCCAGGCCTATGGCAGACGGCTCCAGAAGCACTCGGAGGTCATCCATGGCTAG
- the bmt gene encoding betaine--homocysteine S-methyltransferase: MTVATNPLTDLLAEKGVLLADGATGTNLFAMGLEAGEAPELWNEQHPDRITKLHQDFVDAGADIILTNTFGGTRHRLKLHHAQDRVHSLNKTAAEIARAVADKADRKVIVGGSVGPTGELLMPLGALTYEDAVAAFVEQMEGLQAGGADVAWIETMSSPDEIRAAAEAAAKVGLPYTYTGSFDTAGKTMMGLHPKDIHAVATDIGAGPLAVGANCGVGASDILSSLLDMTEADPAAIVIVKGNCGIPEYRGAEIHYSGTPPLMADYARLARDAGAKIIGGCCGTSCGHLAAMREALDSYVPGARPTLETIIERIGPMRNKTANEGGAAPVRERRRRSQAI, from the coding sequence ATGACCGTCGCCACCAATCCCTTGACCGATCTGCTTGCCGAAAAAGGCGTACTGCTTGCCGACGGCGCAACCGGCACGAACCTCTTTGCCATGGGCCTGGAAGCCGGCGAAGCGCCCGAACTCTGGAACGAACAGCATCCCGACCGGATCACGAAGCTGCATCAGGATTTCGTCGATGCCGGCGCCGACATCATCCTCACCAACACTTTCGGCGGCACGCGCCATCGCCTCAAGCTTCATCATGCTCAGGATCGCGTGCACAGTCTCAACAAGACGGCAGCCGAGATCGCCCGTGCCGTTGCCGACAAAGCCGACCGCAAGGTCATCGTCGGCGGCTCAGTAGGGCCGACGGGCGAGTTGCTGATGCCGCTCGGCGCCTTGACTTATGAAGACGCCGTCGCAGCCTTCGTCGAGCAGATGGAAGGCCTTCAGGCCGGCGGTGCCGATGTTGCCTGGATCGAAACCATGTCTTCGCCGGACGAGATCCGCGCTGCTGCCGAAGCCGCTGCCAAGGTCGGCTTGCCCTATACATATACCGGCTCGTTCGACACGGCCGGCAAGACGATGATGGGCCTACACCCGAAGGATATTCATGCCGTCGCCACCGATATCGGTGCAGGGCCGCTCGCGGTCGGCGCCAATTGCGGCGTTGGCGCCTCGGATATCCTGTCCAGCCTCCTCGACATGACCGAGGCAGACCCGGCCGCCATCGTTATCGTCAAGGGTAATTGCGGCATTCCCGAATATCGTGGCGCAGAGATCCATTATTCCGGCACACCGCCGCTGATGGCCGACTATGCACGCCTTGCCCGCGATGCCGGGGCCAAGATCATAGGCGGATGCTGCGGCACCTCCTGCGGCCATCTGGCCGCCATGCGGGAGGCGCTGGACAGCTACGTGCCTGGCGCTCGCCCGACGCTGGAGACGATCATCGAGCGGATTGGCCCCATGCGCAACAAGACGGCCAACGAAGGCGGCGCCGCTCCGGTGCGTGAGCGTCGCCGGCGCTCCCAAGCAATCTAA
- the cobW gene encoding cobalamin biosynthesis protein CobW — MNQEKIPATVITGFLGAGKTTMIRNLLQNAGGKKIALIINEFGDLGVDGDVLKGCGAENCTEDDIIELTNGCICCTVADDFIPTMTKLLERDARPDHIVIETSGLALPQPLVAAFNWPDIRTHVTVDGVITVVDSAAVAAGRFADDHDAVEAARVEDDSLDHESPIEELFEDQLTCADLIVLNKTDLIDTDGLGRVRAEVASRTARKPTIIEAKNGDVPAAILLGLGIGTEDDIVNRKSHHELEHEDGTPHDHDEFDSFVVELGPIADPAAFVDALKGVIAEHDVLRLKGFVDVPGKPMRLQVQAVGSRIDTYFDRAWTPGEARATRLVVIGLHEMDETIVRRAIEALV; from the coding sequence ATGAACCAGGAAAAGATTCCCGCCACCGTCATCACCGGCTTCCTGGGAGCCGGCAAGACGACGATGATCCGCAACCTCCTGCAGAACGCAGGCGGCAAGAAGATCGCGCTGATCATCAACGAATTCGGCGATCTCGGCGTCGATGGCGACGTGTTGAAGGGCTGCGGCGCGGAGAACTGTACTGAGGATGATATCATCGAGCTGACCAACGGCTGCATCTGCTGCACCGTCGCCGACGATTTCATCCCCACCATGACGAAGCTTCTGGAGCGCGACGCGCGCCCGGATCACATCGTCATCGAAACGTCAGGCCTTGCGCTGCCGCAGCCGCTGGTCGCCGCCTTCAACTGGCCTGACATTCGGACCCATGTCACCGTCGATGGCGTCATCACCGTCGTCGATAGCGCTGCTGTTGCCGCTGGCCGCTTTGCCGATGATCATGACGCTGTCGAAGCCGCCCGCGTCGAGGACGACTCGCTGGATCATGAAAGCCCGATCGAAGAGCTTTTCGAGGATCAGCTGACCTGCGCCGATCTGATCGTGCTCAACAAGACCGATCTGATCGACACCGACGGTCTCGGCCGCGTCCGCGCCGAGGTTGCCTCGCGCACGGCCCGCAAGCCGACGATTATCGAAGCGAAGAACGGCGATGTTCCGGCCGCCATCCTGCTCGGCCTCGGCATCGGCACGGAAGACGATATCGTCAACCGCAAATCCCATCATGAGCTCGAGCATGAGGATGGCACACCGCATGATCACGACGAGTTCGACAGCTTCGTCGTCGAGCTTGGCCCGATTGCCGACCCGGCGGCCTTCGTCGATGCGCTGAAGGGTGTGATTGCCGAGCATGACGTGCTGCGCCTCAAGGGCTTCGTGGACGTGCCCGGTAAGCCGATGCGCCTGCAAGTTCAGGCCGTCGGCAGCCGCATCGACACCTATTTCGACCGCGCCTGGACACCGGGTGAAGCGCGCGCGACCCGGCTGGTGGTGATCGGCCTGCACGAGATGGATGAGACGATCGTGCGTAGGGCGATCGAAGCGCTGGTTTGA
- a CDS encoding cobyric acid synthase, translating to MTRAIMLQGTGSDVGKTVLVAGLCRLFANRGVRVRPFKPQNMSNNAAVAEDGGEIGRAQWLQSLASRVPSSVHMNPVLLKPQSETGSQIIVQGKVWGQAKGRDYQALKPQLLGAVLESFATMRAGTDLVIVEGAGSPAEINLRRGDIANMGFATRANVPVVLVGDIDRGGVIASLVGTYHILPEEDRRMIRGYLINKFRGDVSLFGEGIEAIGSFTGWQCHGVVPWLKAAARLPAEDSVVLERLARGSSGALKVAVPVLSRIANFDDLDPLRAEPDVDLVFIRVGERLPADAALVVLPGSKSTIGDLLDLREQGWDRDIAAHVRRGGRVIGICGGYQMLGHMVHDPLGIEGSVTETPGLGLLDIETEMAPEKTVRNSTAVSKEYDVPLSGYEIHLGVTRGRDCERPSAMIDGRPDGAVSPDGRIMGTYLHGLFSSDSYRAKLLASFGVSGERMNYRASVDEALDEVAAELESVLDPAWLDSLVA from the coding sequence ATGACGAGAGCGATCATGCTGCAGGGAACGGGCTCCGATGTCGGAAAAACGGTATTGGTCGCGGGCTTGTGCCGGTTGTTCGCAAACAGGGGCGTGAGAGTGCGCCCGTTCAAGCCACAAAACATGTCGAACAATGCGGCCGTTGCCGAGGATGGCGGCGAAATCGGACGTGCCCAGTGGCTGCAGTCGCTGGCCTCACGCGTTCCCTCATCGGTTCATATGAATCCGGTGCTGTTGAAGCCGCAATCGGAAACCGGCAGCCAGATCATCGTGCAGGGCAAGGTCTGGGGCCAAGCCAAGGGTCGGGACTATCAGGCGCTCAAGCCGCAATTGCTCGGTGCGGTGCTCGAAAGCTTCGCCACGATGCGGGCGGGGACCGATCTCGTCATCGTCGAGGGGGCAGGCTCGCCCGCCGAGATCAATCTGCGGCGCGGCGATATCGCCAATATGGGCTTTGCGACACGCGCCAATGTTCCCGTCGTGCTGGTCGGCGACATAGACCGCGGCGGCGTGATCGCGTCGCTGGTCGGCACATACCATATCTTGCCGGAGGAAGATCGGCGGATGATCCGCGGCTATCTGATCAACAAGTTCCGTGGCGATGTCTCCCTCTTCGGTGAGGGTATCGAGGCAATTGGTAGCTTCACGGGGTGGCAATGCCATGGTGTCGTTCCCTGGCTGAAGGCGGCGGCGCGCCTGCCGGCGGAGGATTCGGTCGTATTGGAGCGACTTGCTCGAGGTTCCTCTGGTGCGCTCAAGGTCGCCGTACCCGTGCTGTCGCGCATCGCCAATTTCGACGACCTCGATCCGCTGCGGGCCGAACCGGATGTCGATTTGGTGTTTATCCGCGTTGGAGAGCGCTTGCCTGCCGATGCAGCGCTCGTGGTGCTGCCGGGTTCGAAGTCTACGATCGGCGATCTCCTTGATCTGCGCGAGCAGGGATGGGACCGCGATATAGCCGCTCATGTGCGTCGTGGCGGCCGCGTCATCGGCATTTGCGGTGGCTACCAGATGCTCGGCCATATGGTCCATGATCCACTTGGCATCGAGGGATCGGTGACCGAGACGCCCGGATTAGGCCTGTTGGATATCGAGACGGAGATGGCGCCGGAAAAGACCGTGCGCAACAGCACTGCCGTCTCCAAAGAGTATGATGTGCCGTTATCGGGCTATGAAATCCACCTCGGCGTGACGCGGGGCCGGGACTGCGAGCGGCCATCGGCCATGATCGACGGGCGGCCTGATGGAGCCGTATCGCCGGATGGTCGCATCATGGGCACATATCTGCATGGCCTTTTCAGCAGCGACAGCTATCGGGCAAAGCTGCTGGCAAGCTTCGGCGTCTCCGGCGAGCGCATGAACTATCGCGCCAGCGTCGACGAGGCTCTGGACGAAGTGGCGGCAGAGCTGGAAAGCGTACTCGATCCCGCCTGGCTCGACAGCCTCGTCGCCTAA